DNA from Nocardioides seonyuensis:
TACGCTGCGGGGGTGCTGCTCGACCTCGACTACTGGGCCTTCATCCCGGCCGGCTCGCCGTGAGCGTTCCCGCTCCTGACGCCCGGGGTCGGATGACCTACGACTTCTCGATCGTCGGCGTCCAGAAGAGCGGGACCACCACGCTGGCATGGGCCCTGCGCCAGCACCCCGACGTCTGCCGGCCCCCTCGCAAGGAGATCCACTTCTTCGACCGCGAGGACTACGACTGGGACTCGCCGGACTACGCGCGCGACTACACGGCACCGCGCCGTGCCGCCCGCCACCGGATGATGGGCGACGCGACACCGACCTACCTCTTCTGGCCCCACGCCCTGGAGCGGATGCACGACTACCGGCCGGACATGCCGCTCATCGCGATCTTCCGTGACCCGTTGGAGCGGCTCTTCTCCCACTGGGCCCACCTGCGGGCGCGGGTGATGCCGTGGGTGGACTGGCCGAAGTTCATCCGGCGGTTCGCCGAGACGTCACTGCCGGCAGAGCTGCCCGCCGGGGTGAAGCCGGTGCGCTACGGGCACATGTCGGGAATCGCGCGCGGCTACTACGGCGAGCAACTGCGGCGGGGCTTCGACGTCTTCCCCCGGGAGCAGTGGCTCCTCCTGGAGTTCCGGGAGATGTTCGCCGACTTCGAGGGCACCCTCGACGCAGTGACCGACCACCTCGAGCTGGCGCGCTTCGCGCCCCATCCTCCGCTCTCGCAGCGCAACGCCGGCGATGCCGGGGTGGTGGGGACGCCGCCGACGGGCGAGCAGCTGGAGAGGATCGCGGCGATGTACGGCCAGGACCTCGAGCTCTTCGCCGAGCTGTCGGGGATCGACACGACTGCATGGCCGACGCGGCGGATCCTCGAGGGAACTCTTGATCCGGACGAGCTGGCGGCTCGGTTCGCCGCCAAGATCAACCGGGGCGCCGAGTCGTGATCAGTCAGTCCTGACCGGCTAGACGGTATGACGTGACCGGCTCGTCGTGAGTTGGTTGCGGGCCGGGGCCTCACTCACAGAGATTCGTGGGTTACCGAGCAGGGGCCACCTGCTCGGCCTATCCGACAGTTGTGGGAGGCCCCGGTGTTTACCGAGCGTACGAGCGTTGGGCTCGACGTGCACGCCCGATCAGTCGCGGCAGCGGCGATCGATGGCGTCACGGGCGAGTTGTTCCAGTCGAAGCTGACTCCGTCCTATGCCCACATCAGGTCTTGGCTCCAGGGCCTGCCGGCCCCGGTGGCGGTGACCTATGAGGCGGGGCCCACGGGGTTCGGGCTCTATCGGTCGCTGACCGATGCCGGGATCCGCTGCCAGGTCGCCGCGCCCAGCAAGCTGCAGAAGCCATCAGGTGATCGGGTGAAGACCGATGCTCGCGATGCGGTCCATCTGGCGCGGCTGCTGCGGCTGGACGAGATCACCTCGGTCGCCATTCCGACGGTCGAGCAAGAGGCGGCCCGAGACCTGGTGCGGGCGCGGGAGGACTGCCGCGGTGACTTGATGCGAGCAAGACACCGGTTGACGAAGCTGCTGCTGCGGCACGGGATCGTCTACGACGGCGGGAACCCCTGGACCGGCAAGCACGACACCTGGCTGCGGACCCAGGCCCTTCCCCAGCTGATTAGTCGAGCCACGCAGCTGACTTTCGACAACGACTACGAGACCGTCAGGACCACGTGGGCTCGTCGCGACCGGCTGGACGCCGCGATCGAGGAGATGGCTGCTGACAGCGAGTTCACCCCGGTGGTGCGCCGACTCGGCTGCCTGCGCGGCGTCAGCACCCTGACCGGGTTCGCGTTGGCTGTCGAGATCGGTGACTGGCATCGGTTCACGGGCCGCACCATCGGGACCTTCGTCGGGCTCACACCGGCGGAGCACTCCTCCGGGGAGTCGAAGAACCGCGGCTCGATCGCCAAGACCGGCAACGGTCACGCGCGGCGACTTCTCGTCGAGGCAGCCTGGCACCACCGACCCCGCTACTCGGTCGGCAAGACCATGCGCGACCGCTGGGGCCTGGCCCCGGCAGCAGCCAGAGTGCGTGGGGACGAAGGCAACCACCGGCTGCACCAGCGCTGGGTGCGGTTCATCGACCACCGCAAGCGGCACAACGTCGCCAACATCGCGATCGCTCGCGAACTCGCTGGCTGGTGCTGGTCCCTGGCCATTCTCGACGACAGCTGACCAGCCACACCGACTGCTTCGCCACAGGACTCCGGTGACAGCGCGAGGAGCGACCCGCGTGACTCCTATGAGCAGACCATCGCGTCGACGCTCGTTCCTAGACAAGCGGTCCCGCTCCAGCCGGAACAACCGTCCTGCGGTAATCAACCCGCGAATATCAGACTGACCCGCGCGTCGAGAACGACACGCTCGCCGACAGTCCCACGACGAAGCACGAGGCGCCCGCCCGCAACCAGCGAGACGGGCGCCTCACCCTGCCCTTGACAGGAGATCGCTACATATCAGGAGTCGGACGCACCCGGCTCGGGATCGGGGTCGCTGGCCGGCTCTGAGTCAGGGTCGAGCTGCTCGGTGTTGGGCTCCTCGCCGTCCGGCGTGGGCGGCTCGGCGTCCTGGTCGGGGTTGTGGCCGTGCTGTTCCTCAGTCATGGCTCGGAGGTACCCGAGACGCGCGACTTCATCCGAGGACGCAGGCGCCACCTCAGGAGGCGAGCGCCAGCAGCCGTGCCGAGACGTGGCGCTCGGCTGGGGAGGGGTGTGACTGGTCTGTCGGCGGGTCAGGGGCTCGCGACCGGTGGACGTGGCCGGTCGGGGTGGTGACTGAGACCTCGGTGACGGCCAGAGGGTCGGGATGGGGCTCGTGGCGCCAGCCGTGAGCCTCCTTGGCGTAGTTGCAGGCCTCGCAGAGGCCCTGGCCGTTGTCGGAGGAGGTGACGCCGTCGTCGGCACGCCCGTTGACGTGGTCGACGTGGCGGATCGGAGCACTGCAGAAGGGGGAGCGACAGCGCCGGTCACGCAGCTTGATGAACTCGGCCAGCGCCCCGCGGAAGAAGCTCGTCGAGGACTCCATGGCGACCAGGGCGCCGTTGTGCGGTGCGGTGAAGAGCCGTTGGATCGTGGAGTGTGCGTGCCCTGCGGCGGCGATCACCATGCTCCTGGCCACAGATGCCGGGACGTGACCGGCCGAGAACACGTAGCCGGGCTCGTCGCCCTCGCCCATCAACGTCTCCGCGCTGACCAGCAGCTTGATGGCAGTCGGCGCCGGGGTGTTGCGGCCTCGGCCGCTGAGTCGACCGACCAGCGTGTCCGCGACGAGCTGGCTGCGGTCGCGCTCGTCGCCCTGGGCGCGCGCCGTCTCGGCGGCGGCGTCGAGCGAGGCCATGATCAGTGACAGGTCCGTGGCGGGCAGGGTCGCGCTCAGCTGGCCCATTCCGTCGCCGAGGATGCGGCCGGTGACCCGGCGCTTGGCTCGAGCCCTTTCGTGCCGCGCGAGCCAGCCCTCCTCGTCGCGGCGCAGCACCTCGCGCTGCACGAGGTCCCGCAGGTGACCGTCGCCGAGACCGTCCAGATCGCGGCACACGACCACGTCGACTTCGCGGCGCTTCTCGGCGTCCAGGCACGAGGTCTCGGACGCGATGATCTCGGCGCGACGCTCGTTGAGATCGCCCCGCTCGAGCGCTGCCAGTGTTTCGGGCAGGTCATGGAGGAGCGCTCGAGCCAGGGCCAGCTTGCGCCGGCCGTCGTGGGGCGACTCGCGGCGAGCAAGGCCGATCTCCTTGGCGATGCCGGCCTCGGGCTTGGGGCGACGCCGGCGCGGCTCCAGCTGTCGTCGTGCCTCGTCCTGGGCCAGTCGGTGCTGGTCGAGCTGACCGCTGATCCGGGCCTGCGTGGCACAGATGGCCGACTTCAGGCGCTCCAGCTCCTCGAGCTGGTCGACGCACTCCTCGGGGGCGGCGGCGAGGGGGATGGTGGTGAGTGCGTCCCTCAGCGTGCGCACACTCGCCCCGTGCGGGGTGAGAGTCGGCGAGCCAAGGGAGGATTCGAACACAAGTTCGATTGTAGGGCGTAGCGGAGCGGGTGGTCAATAGATCTGGGTCGCTGTGGAGGAACTACGTCTGGTGCCCTTCTCAGATCAGGCATCCGCCCTCGCCGTAATGACGACAGTAAAGTCCGCTCGTGCCTCATCAGCTCATGCCGATGAGCGGTCGTGTCACGATGCGGCCATGACGGATGATCGACTAATCGCTGAACGGGCAAAGCGCGTGGTCGCCCTGGTTGAAGACAACGTGAGAACCGAGTTGCAGGTTACGAACGGAGGTTTCGATCTCGGGCTCAGCGACGAGACGATTGAGCGGCTCATGCAGGGCGTGACCTCCGGTCTCTTGTACGCCTTTGCGGTCGACTGGTCGCCGGACTGGGTCAGGGCGGGCGATGTCCACCACTGGGAGGAGGCGGGCCGATACTTTGCGCGCTGTGGCGTCTGCCTTGCGGACTCCCCGCCGTCGCCAGACCAGGAGACTGCCGATGCCTGGGCTCACAAGCACGGGAATTCCCGCTGAGGGAACGCCCGGATCTGCTGCTAATGGTGCGCGGACCTGCCGATGAGCGAGCGCCCAGAGCACCGACTCCTCGGTAGCCTCGAACCCATGACCGAGGATGACGCACGCCGAGTGGCCGTCTCGTTGCTCAACTCCCGCTACCCCGAGTTCGCAGCGGGCGAGTGGGTGATCTCGGGCGTCGCCGATTACGACACCGCATGGGCGTTCTCCTACAACAGCCGCACGTTCCTCGACGCAGGCGAGGTAACCCACGCGCTTGCAGGCAACGGCGCGCTCGTCGTGCCCAAGTCCGGCGACGAACCATGGTTCACACGGTCGGGAGCCGACACGGCGAGCCAGATCGCCCGGGGCCGTTCCGCCTTCGAAACCTGACGCCAGCGTCCGGATCTGTCGTGGATGGTGCGCGGATCTGCCGGCGCGGATGTGTCGGGTCGACACGGCAGAGTGGGGACCGTGTCAGTCCCTTCTGAATGGCAGGCCACAACCCGGCTGTCGTTGCGCCCACCGACGCCCGTCGACGCCCCCGCCGTGCTGCGCATCCTCTCCGATGACTCTGTGGTCAGGTACAACCCTTCTGACCGGGTCGAGGAGCTGTCCGAGGTCGAGGCTGTCCTGCAGCGGTGGCTCGAGCACTGGTCGCACCACGACTTCGGCAACTGCTGCGTGTTCGAGAGGGAGACTGGACGACTCATCGGCAACTGCGGTGTCCGGCGGATGACCGTCCATGCAGCGCCGGTGCTCAACCTCATGTACCGCTTCCATCCGAGCGCATGGGGTCGGGGCTACGCCACGGAAGCAGCACTGGCGGTTCTCGACTGGGCGTCCCGGAGCCTGCCGGGCGAGATCGTGCTCGCCCGGGTGCGTCCCGAGAACGCCGCCAGCCAGGCAGTGGCACGGCGGATAGGACTGCGGCGCGATCCCCTCTTCGACGACCAGGGGAAGGACGGCCTGGACTGGGCTTTCACCAACCGCCCGCAGTAGGCCGTCGGCGTCCCAACGGCCGGACCCGCCGCAACGCCACCGCTCACTCCAGCCGGTGGAGCCCTTCACGCAGCCGCGCGGCAAGCTCGACGGAGGCCTCGATCTCGGCGCGCCGGATGGAGACGCTCTCGACGTTGAGCCCGAACGGCACGCCGAGCCGGCGACAGTAGGTCATCAGCTCGCGTGCGGCCGCCAGGGCGTACTCGAAGGACGCGTCGAGGGTGTCGTCGGCGTGCCGGAGCTCGTTCTCGATCCACCGGGGCACGTCGACGCCGAGCCATCGGAGGAACTCGAGAGTCTTGGTGGACCCGCAGACCGAGAACGTGAAGACGAAGGTCGCCGGGGCCAGCCCTCGTGCGAGGCACTCGTAGCGATAGTCCGACACGAGGTTCTTCGCGGCGGTCACGTCGTAGATCACCTGGGTGACGAAGAAGGAGCATCCGGCGTCCTGCTTCCGCAGGAGTCTCAGGTGCTCGTCACCCTTGCGCGCGTGGCGCTCGGGGATCGCCACTCCGCCGAGCAGCAGGTCGGGCCGTGTCCGCGCCCGCAGGCTCTGGGCGTCGGCCAGCGAGGTTGCGACGGACTCCTCACGCGACGCAGCACCGACGAACACCGACAGCCGACGGTCGGCCTCCTGGGCCCGCAGCCATGCCTCGAGGTCCGACTCGGCGTACTTCCCCACGGCCCGGTAGACGACGACGGGGGTGCTCCCGGTGTCGAAGTAGTGAGACAGGTAGTCGGCCGGATCCATCGTCGGCAGGAACGGGAAAGGCCGTTCCTCGGGGTTGCGACCGCTCTCGTCGTCGATGTCGTAGAGGATCAGACCGTCGAGGTCCACGGCCCGGAGGCGCTCGGCCGTGCGGCCCGCGATCTCCAGCGCCTTCTCCGGGGAGGCCTCCTGTCGCGGCGGGGTCAGCGCGAAGATGAGGAACTCGCCTCGCCCCTCGATGATGCGCCGCTGCAGGTCCACGTCGGGACCGTAGCGGACGCGGTGTGCAGAATCGGGTCGACGTCCTTGACACGGTTTGGCAGGGTGGAGCCACCGAACACAACTGGAGGACACCGTGGCTGACCAGGACCCCAACGCAGATCTGAAGGCGAAGATGCGGGAGGCGCTGGATCGCAAGGCCGGGCACGGCCATCCCGATGACTCGGCCGGCTCCAAGGAGAAGGCGCACGGCTCGGAGGTGTCGGCCAAGAACGTCGCCAAGCCGATGCACCGCCGCAAGGCGGGTGGCGGGGGCTCCTGAGTCAGACCGTGCTGTCGACGCGTACGTCTGCCGGCGCGAAGGCCCGCGTGAGCGGGAACAGCGCGAAGGCCAGGACGAGCGGCGCGGCGAAGCCCAGGCGCAGCGAGCCCGAGCCGACGAGCCCGGTCAGCACCGAGCCGAGGAGCGCCCCGACGTAGTTGAACTGGTTGAAGCGGGCGATCACTGCGTCCACGCGCGCCAGGCGGTCCTCCGGGCGGGCGTCGCGGGCTGCGAGGGCGGCTGCCGCTGAGAAGCTCAGCGGGGCGACCACGGCCACGGACCCACCCAGGAGGGTGAAGCCCAGCACGGCGACCGGCCAAGTGGGGGCGAGCACGACGACGGCGAGGGCGACCACGGCGACAGCCGCCCCTGAGCGCAGCAGGGCGACGGCTCCCACCTGCTCGGTGAGGCGGTCGCCGACGAGCCTGACCAGTCCGCTCGCCACGAGGTAGGGGAAGACGGCCAGCGCGATCAGCTCCTCAGGCGCGTCGAGGACGTGCTCGAGGTAGGCCGGGCCCCACGTGAAGGCGGCGGTGTCGACCATGTAGAACACCACGAGCGCCAGCCCGATGAGCATGATGGGCCGCCACGGCACGTCGACCTCGTCGATGGGGACGTCGGCCGAGACCGACCGGGTGGAAGTCACGAAGGGCAGGAAGGCGGCGGCGAAGGGCACGACCGCGACGATCGCGGCGGACTCCCAGGGCAGGGCCGAGCCGGCCAGGGCGAACGCCGCGCCGCACACTCCGCCGAGCGTCCAGGCGCCGTGGAAGGACGGCAGCACCACGCGGCCGAGCCGGTGCTCCAGGGCCACGGCCTGCATGTTGCTGCTGGCGTCGACGAGGCCCAGCGCGATGCCGTACGACGCCAGCCCCAGGACGAACACCAGCACGTGCGGGGCCAGCACGATGACGAGCACCGCCACGCCTGCCAGCAGCAGTCCGGTGCGCAGGAGCCGAGCGCTGCCGGATCGTCGGGCCAGGCGCTCAGCGACCAGGGAGCCCGCTCCGGAGAGCAGGACCATGAGCAGCAGGATCCCTGACAGCGCCAGCTCGCCGAGCTCCCACCGCTCCTGGAAACGGGGCAGCCTCGTGGTCAGGCTGATGAAGACGAGTCCCTGGGTGAAGAACGCGGCAGCGATGGCGGGACGCACGCCCGCATCGTGGCACTCCCCGGCATCCGGCGTGCGAGACTCGCCGCATGTCTGAGGCCCCGGCCCCCGAGCTCTGGCTGGTCCGCCACGGCGAGACCGAGTGGAGCCGGGACCACAAGCACACCTCGGTGACCGACCTGCCCCTCACCGAGGTCGGTGAGGCCGCGGCGCTGGCGCTGCGCGAGCGGCTGGCCGCCACCACCTTCGACCTGGTGCTCACCAGCCCACGCCAGCGGGCTCGTCGTACCGCCGAGCTCGCGGGGTTCCCCGGTGCCGAGGTGGACGACGACCTCGTCGAGTGGGCGTACGGCGACTACGAGGGCATCACCACCGCCACCATCCGCGAGAGCGTGCCCGGCTGGACCGTGTGGACGCACCCGAGCCCGGACGGGGAGACCGCTGCCGACGTCACCCGACGCCTGGACCGGGTGGTGCATCGAGTCAAGGGCAGCCGCGGACGGACGCTGGCCTTCGCCCACGGGCACTCGCTCCGGGCGCTGGCGGCCCGGTGGCTCGAGCAGCCGGTGCAGGAGGGGAGGTTCTTCCGGCTCGACACCTCCACGGTGTCCGTGCTCGGCTTCGAGCGGGAGACCCCGGTGATCCTGAGCTGGAACGCATGATGCGAATCGACCTCCACACCCACTCCAGCGTCAGTGACGGCACCGACCCGCCCGGCGAGCTGGTCGCCAAGGCCGCCGCGGCCGGCCTCGACGTGGTCGCGCTCACCGACCACGACACGGCGGCGGGCTGGGCGCAGGCTGCAGCCGTCGCCGAGCGCGAGGGCGTCGAGCTCGTGCGGGGCATGGAGATCAGCACGACGCACGAGCACCGCAGCGTGCACCTCCTTGCCTACTTCCTCGACCCCGCACACCCCGTACTGGACGCTGAGCTGGACCGCATCCTCCGTGGTCGTGACAGCCGGGTCCCGGGCATCTGCGAGCGGTTGGTCGCCGCGGGCATCGAGATCGACGAGGCTGACGTACGACGCGCTGCCGGCGATGCGGTCGCGGCCGGGCGCCCGCACGTCGCCGACGCCCTGGTCGCCAAGGGGGTGGTGGCCGACCGGACCGAGGCGTTCGAGCGGTTCCTCAAGCCCGGCCGCCCCGGCTACGTCCACCGCTATGCCTCGCCGCTCGTCGACATGGTGGGCGTCGTGCGGGCCGCCGGCGGAGTCAGCGTGGTGGCGCACCCGTGGGGGAGGGGGAGTCGCCGGGCGCTCGATGTCGAGACGCTCGGCATGCTCCGCGACCTCGGTCTCGACGGCCTCGAGGTCGACCACGAGGACCACGACGCCGCCGAGCGCGCGGAGCTGCGCGCCATCGCACACGGGCTGGACCTGGTGGTGACCGGGAGCAGCGACCACCACGGACTCGGCAAGGTCGGCCACCACTTGGGCGTCAACACCACCGCGCCCGAGGAGTACGAACGACTGCTCGCGCGCCGCCCTCCTGCGACCTAGGTCTGCCGCAGGGCTGGGAGCAGCTCGCTGGTGGCCCAGTCGAGGAACTCCTCCTGGTGGTCACCACCGATCTGGATCAGTGCCAGGTCGGTGAACCCGGCCTCGCGCCACGCGGCCGCGGCCTCCACCACCGCGCCGACGTCGTCGCCGCAGGGGATGGAGCCGGCGACGTCCTCGGGGCGGACGAACTGGCTGGCGCCCGCGAAGCCGGCGGTCCCCGGGAGCTCGGCATTGACCTTCCAGCCCCCACCGAACCAGCGGAACTGCTCGTGGGCACGCTGCACGGCGGCGTCGCGGTCGGTGTCGAAGCAGATCGGCATCTGCCCGATCCGTCGCTCGCCCCGCGACCCCGCGGACGACCAGCTCTCCACGAGGTCGCCGTCGGGCTCGGTGGTCACCATGTGGTCGGCCAGCGGGGCGAGGGCCTCGACCGACTGGGCTCCGGAGACGGCGGCCGCGATCGGCACCCGGGACTCCGGCAGGTCCCACAGCTTGGCGGAGTCGACACGGAAGTGCTTGCCCTCGCGGGTCACGTAGCCGCCGTCGAAGAGGGCGTTGATGATCTCCAGCGCCTCGACCAGCATCTCGTGCCGCACGTCGACGCTCGGCCAGCCGCGACCCACCACGTGCTCGTTGAGGTTCTCTCCCGAGCCGACGCCGAGGGTGAAGCGGCCACCCGAGAGCAGCTGCACGGTCGCGGCCTTCTGGGCGACCACGGCCGGGTGGTAGCGGACCGTCGGGCAGGTCACGTAGGTCATCAGGTCGACCCGCTCGGTCACCTGGGTGACGGCGCCCAGCATGGACCACGCGTAGCCAGAGTGGCCCTGCTCGTCGAGCCACGGGAAGTAGTGGTCGCTCATCACCTCGAAGTCGAACCCCGCCGCCTCCGCGAGAGCGGCATGTCGGACCAGGTCGGGCGGCGAGACCTGCTCGGTCATCAGGGTGTATCCGATTCGCATGGTGGCGTCGTACCCCCGTGGCCGTGGGCCATGCCGTGGGCCCTGCCATCGACCAGGTGTCAGCGGCGACCCATCGACTGGGCGAGTCGCAACGCGCGGTTGGGGATGACCCGGCTCAGCGCGGTGATCGTGCGGTACTGGGCGCCGGGGATCGAGTAGGCGCGTCCCTTGGCGAAGTCGTCGAGCGCGCGCGAGACGAGGAAGTCGGGCTCCAGCCACATGAAGCCGTCACCTCGCTTCACCTCCATGCGCTGGTGGAACTCGGTCTTGGTGAACCCCGGACACAGCGACATCACCCTGACCCCACGGGAGGCGTACTCAAGGTGGGCCCACTCGCTGAAGCTGTTGACCCACGCCTTCGCGGCGGAGTAGGTGCCACGCGGCAGGAAGGCCGCCACGCTGGAGACGTTGATGATCCCGCCCGTGCCGCGCTCGGCCATCGGCCCCAGCGCCGCGTGGCTCAGGCGCATCACCGCGGTGACCAGGACCTCGAGCATCGCGGTCTCCTCCTCGACGCTGTTGTCGAGGAAGCGCTTCTTCAGGCCGAAGCCGGCGTTGTTGACCAGGAGGTCGACCGGCTGGTCGCGGTCGCCCAGGCGTGCCTCTA
Protein-coding regions in this window:
- a CDS encoding sulfotransferase family protein yields the protein MSVPAPDARGRMTYDFSIVGVQKSGTTTLAWALRQHPDVCRPPRKEIHFFDREDYDWDSPDYARDYTAPRRAARHRMMGDATPTYLFWPHALERMHDYRPDMPLIAIFRDPLERLFSHWAHLRARVMPWVDWPKFIRRFAETSLPAELPAGVKPVRYGHMSGIARGYYGEQLRRGFDVFPREQWLLLEFREMFADFEGTLDAVTDHLELARFAPHPPLSQRNAGDAGVVGTPPTGEQLERIAAMYGQDLELFAELSGIDTTAWPTRRILEGTLDPDELAARFAAKINRGAES
- a CDS encoding IS110 family transposase, yielding MFTERTSVGLDVHARSVAAAAIDGVTGELFQSKLTPSYAHIRSWLQGLPAPVAVTYEAGPTGFGLYRSLTDAGIRCQVAAPSKLQKPSGDRVKTDARDAVHLARLLRLDEITSVAIPTVEQEAARDLVRAREDCRGDLMRARHRLTKLLLRHGIVYDGGNPWTGKHDTWLRTQALPQLISRATQLTFDNDYETVRTTWARRDRLDAAIEEMAADSEFTPVVRRLGCLRGVSTLTGFALAVEIGDWHRFTGRTIGTFVGLTPAEHSSGESKNRGSIAKTGNGHARRLLVEAAWHHRPRYSVGKTMRDRWGLAPAAARVRGDEGNHRLHQRWVRFIDHRKRHNVANIAIARELAGWCWSLAILDDS
- a CDS encoding DUF222 domain-containing protein; translation: MRTLRDALTTIPLAAAPEECVDQLEELERLKSAICATQARISGQLDQHRLAQDEARRQLEPRRRRPKPEAGIAKEIGLARRESPHDGRRKLALARALLHDLPETLAALERGDLNERRAEIIASETSCLDAEKRREVDVVVCRDLDGLGDGHLRDLVQREVLRRDEEGWLARHERARAKRRVTGRILGDGMGQLSATLPATDLSLIMASLDAAAETARAQGDERDRSQLVADTLVGRLSGRGRNTPAPTAIKLLVSAETLMGEGDEPGYVFSAGHVPASVARSMVIAAAGHAHSTIQRLFTAPHNGALVAMESSTSFFRGALAEFIKLRDRRCRSPFCSAPIRHVDHVNGRADDGVTSSDNGQGLCEACNYAKEAHGWRHEPHPDPLAVTEVSVTTPTGHVHRSRAPDPPTDQSHPSPAERHVSARLLALAS
- a CDS encoding YrhB domain-containing protein, with translation MTEDDARRVAVSLLNSRYPEFAAGEWVISGVADYDTAWAFSYNSRTFLDAGEVTHALAGNGALVVPKSGDEPWFTRSGADTASQIARGRSAFET
- a CDS encoding GNAT family N-acetyltransferase, which produces MSVPSEWQATTRLSLRPPTPVDAPAVLRILSDDSVVRYNPSDRVEELSEVEAVLQRWLEHWSHHDFGNCCVFERETGRLIGNCGVRRMTVHAAPVLNLMYRFHPSAWGRGYATEAALAVLDWASRSLPGEIVLARVRPENAASQAVARRIGLRRDPLFDDQGKDGLDWAFTNRPQ
- a CDS encoding methylenetetrahydrofolate reductase, with translation MDLQRRIIEGRGEFLIFALTPPRQEASPEKALEIAGRTAERLRAVDLDGLILYDIDDESGRNPEERPFPFLPTMDPADYLSHYFDTGSTPVVVYRAVGKYAESDLEAWLRAQEADRRLSVFVGAASREESVATSLADAQSLRARTRPDLLLGGVAIPERHARKGDEHLRLLRKQDAGCSFFVTQVIYDVTAAKNLVSDYRYECLARGLAPATFVFTFSVCGSTKTLEFLRWLGVDVPRWIENELRHADDTLDASFEYALAAARELMTYCRRLGVPFGLNVESVSIRRAEIEASVELAARLREGLHRLE
- a CDS encoding DUF5302 family protein codes for the protein MADQDPNADLKAKMREALDRKAGHGHPDDSAGSKEKAHGSEVSAKNVAKPMHRRKAGGGGS
- a CDS encoding MFS transporter, with amino-acid sequence MRPAIAAAFFTQGLVFISLTTRLPRFQERWELGELALSGILLLMVLLSGAGSLVAERLARRSGSARLLRTGLLLAGVAVLVIVLAPHVLVFVLGLASYGIALGLVDASSNMQAVALEHRLGRVVLPSFHGAWTLGGVCGAAFALAGSALPWESAAIVAVVPFAAAFLPFVTSTRSVSADVPIDEVDVPWRPIMLIGLALVVFYMVDTAAFTWGPAYLEHVLDAPEELIALAVFPYLVASGLVRLVGDRLTEQVGAVALLRSGAAVAVVALAVVVLAPTWPVAVLGFTLLGGSVAVVAPLSFSAAAALAARDARPEDRLARVDAVIARFNQFNYVGALLGSVLTGLVGSGSLRLGFAAPLVLAFALFPLTRAFAPADVRVDSTV
- a CDS encoding histidine phosphatase family protein; this encodes MSEAPAPELWLVRHGETEWSRDHKHTSVTDLPLTEVGEAAALALRERLAATTFDLVLTSPRQRARRTAELAGFPGAEVDDDLVEWAYGDYEGITTATIRESVPGWTVWTHPSPDGETAADVTRRLDRVVHRVKGSRGRTLAFAHGHSLRALAARWLEQPVQEGRFFRLDTSTVSVLGFERETPVILSWNA
- a CDS encoding PHP domain-containing protein, whose product is MMRIDLHTHSSVSDGTDPPGELVAKAAAAGLDVVALTDHDTAAGWAQAAAVAEREGVELVRGMEISTTHEHRSVHLLAYFLDPAHPVLDAELDRILRGRDSRVPGICERLVAAGIEIDEADVRRAAGDAVAAGRPHVADALVAKGVVADRTEAFERFLKPGRPGYVHRYASPLVDMVGVVRAAGGVSVVAHPWGRGSRRALDVETLGMLRDLGLDGLEVDHEDHDAAERAELRAIAHGLDLVVTGSSDHHGLGKVGHHLGVNTTAPEEYERLLARRPPAT
- a CDS encoding TIGR03557 family F420-dependent LLM class oxidoreductase translates to MRIGYTLMTEQVSPPDLVRHAALAEAAGFDFEVMSDHYFPWLDEQGHSGYAWSMLGAVTQVTERVDLMTYVTCPTVRYHPAVVAQKAATVQLLSGGRFTLGVGSGENLNEHVVGRGWPSVDVRHEMLVEALEIINALFDGGYVTREGKHFRVDSAKLWDLPESRVPIAAAVSGAQSVEALAPLADHMVTTEPDGDLVESWSSAGSRGERRIGQMPICFDTDRDAAVQRAHEQFRWFGGGWKVNAELPGTAGFAGASQFVRPEDVAGSIPCGDDVGAVVEAAAAWREAGFTDLALIQIGGDHQEEFLDWATSELLPALRQT
- a CDS encoding SDR family NAD(P)-dependent oxidoreductase, whose translation is MTTSLITGATAGIGLEFARQLAARGDDLVLVARDTERLEDVAATLRSSYDVTVEVLPADLTERAGLARVEARLGDRDQPVDLLVNNAGFGLKKRFLDNSVEEETAMLEVLVTAVMRLSHAALGPMAERGTGGIINVSSVAAFLPRGTYSAAKAWVNSFSEWAHLEYASRGVRVMSLCPGFTKTEFHQRMEVKRGDGFMWLEPDFLVSRALDDFAKGRAYSIPGAQYRTITALSRVIPNRALRLAQSMGRR